The following coding sequences are from one Clostridia bacterium window:
- a CDS encoding glutamine amidotransferase family protein translates to MKKEGEIRIPSGCAISGIFSRSGRRFSGESIIRSIEVMHDRSNGLGGGFAGYGIYPEYKDYYAFHIFYDTLKAKRECEEFLERHFDIINLSKIPTKKVKEITNEPLIWRYFVLPLPTKLAESQLSEEEFVVKCVFRINTDIDGAYIFSSGKNMGVFKAVGFPEDVGRFYRLEEYEGYCFTAHGRYPTNTPGWWGGAHPFALLDYSIVHNGEISSYDANRRAIEMYGYKCTLQTDTEVITYIFDYLHRKVGLTLSEVASVVAAPFWQTIEQMDKPERERHEYLRDMFASQLITGPFSILVGFNGGLMALNDRLKLRSMVVGEKGDMVYMASEESAIRIIESDLDSIRAPRGGEAVIVTLDKNASEV, encoded by the coding sequence ATAAAAAAAGAGGGAGAGATACGTATTCCATCCGGCTGCGCCATTTCGGGGATCTTCTCCCGCTCGGGCAGAAGGTTTTCGGGCGAGAGCATAATACGCTCGATAGAGGTAATGCATGACCGCTCAAACGGACTGGGCGGCGGCTTTGCGGGCTACGGCATATATCCGGAGTATAAGGATTATTACGCCTTTCACATATTTTATGACACTCTCAAGGCAAAGCGTGAGTGCGAAGAGTTTTTGGAGCGTCACTTTGACATTATAAACCTTTCGAAAATACCGACCAAAAAAGTTAAAGAGATAACTAACGAGCCGCTTATCTGGCGTTATTTCGTGCTGCCGCTGCCTACTAAGCTTGCGGAGAGCCAGCTTTCGGAGGAGGAATTCGTGGTAAAATGCGTTTTTCGCATAAATACGGATATCGACGGCGCTTATATCTTTTCGTCGGGCAAGAACATGGGCGTTTTCAAGGCCGTCGGCTTTCCCGAGGATGTGGGGCGCTTTTATCGTCTCGAAGAATACGAGGGCTACTGCTTCACCGCTCACGGACGATACCCCACGAATACGCCGGGCTGGTGGGGAGGCGCGCACCCGTTTGCGCTTTTAGATTATTCAATAGTCCATAACGGCGAGATATCGTCATACGATGCGAACCGTCGCGCAATAGAGATGTATGGCTACAAGTGTACGCTTCAGACGGATACGGAGGTAATAACGTACATATTCGATTATCTGCACAGAAAAGTGGGTCTTACGCTTTCCGAAGTGGCGTCGGTCGTTGCCGCGCCCTTCTGGCAAACGATAGAGCAGATGGACAAGCCCGAGAGAGAACGCCATGAATATCTCAGAGATATGTTCGCGTCTCAGCTTATTACAGGCCCGTTTTCGATACTCGTGGGTTTTAACGGCGGACTTATGGCTTTAAACGACAGGCTGAAGCTTCGCTCGATGGTAGTGGGAGAAAAGGGCGATATGGTATATATGGCAAGCGAAGAGTCCGCCATAAGGATAATAGAGTCGGACCTTGACTCTATACGCGCTCCGCGCGGAGGCGAGGCAGTAATCGTAACGCTTGACAAGAACGCGTCGGAGGTGTAA
- a CDS encoding aspartate--ammonia ligase, translating to MSRLIIPEGYKSRLSVYDTQKAIGLTKRIFEDNLRRALNLSRVSAPLFVDPDTGLNDDLNGTERAVSFDIKETGGVGAVVHSLAKWKRMALYKYGFSVGEGLYADMNAIRRDEELDNLHSIYVDQWDWEMIIDRRSRNEEYLKEIVIRIVDSICTAKERINDFFPALMTSLSRDVSFISSEELLKMYPDKTPKERENAYVREHKTAFIMHIGDTLADGKAHDGRAPDYDDWRLNGDILFWNETLGCAFEVSSMGIRVDADSLSYQLDKSGHNERRKLMFHKLLLDGTLPLTMGGGIGQSRLCMLILEKAHIGEVQVSIWDDKTLDECKSSGIELL from the coding sequence ATGAGCAGACTAATAATACCCGAAGGCTATAAAAGCAGACTTTCCGTTTACGATACGCAAAAGGCCATCGGTCTTACAAAACGCATATTTGAAGATAACCTGAGGCGCGCGCTCAATCTTTCACGCGTATCCGCGCCGCTTTTTGTCGATCCCGATACCGGCCTCAACGATGATCTGAACGGCACGGAACGTGCAGTCAGCTTTGATATAAAGGAAACGGGGGGCGTCGGAGCTGTCGTTCACTCGCTTGCAAAGTGGAAGCGCATGGCGCTGTATAAATACGGCTTCTCCGTCGGCGAAGGACTTTACGCCGATATGAACGCCATACGCCGCGACGAGGAACTTGACAACCTCCACTCGATCTATGTAGATCAGTGGGACTGGGAAATGATAATAGACAGGCGTTCCCGCAATGAAGAATACTTAAAGGAGATAGTCATAAGGATTGTTGACTCGATATGCACCGCCAAGGAGCGCATAAACGACTTCTTCCCCGCGCTGATGACCTCGCTTTCGCGCGACGTTTCGTTCATAAGCTCAGAGGAGCTTTTAAAAATGTACCCGGACAAGACGCCCAAAGAACGTGAAAACGCTTATGTGCGCGAGCATAAAACGGCCTTTATCATGCATATAGGCGACACGCTCGCAGACGGCAAAGCGCACGACGGACGCGCCCCCGATTACGACGACTGGCGCCTAAACGGCGACATACTTTTCTGGAACGAGACACTTGGCTGCGCGTTTGAAGTGTCGAGCATGGGCATACGCGTCGACGCCGACTCGCTTTCATATCAGCTTGACAAATCGGGACATAACGAGCGCAGAAAGCTTATGTTCCATAAGCTTCTTTTGGATGGCACTCTCCCGCTGACAATGGGCGGCGGAATAGGCCAATCGAGATTATGCATGCTTATTTTGGAAAAAGCGCACATAGGAGAAGTGCAGGTATCTAT